In a single window of the Paenibacillus sp. MMS20-IR301 genome:
- a CDS encoding FAD-dependent oxidoreductase translates to MHSQTPRLQGLPQFPESLWLGSTELPSFPKLAEDHVTDVAIVGAGITGITTAYLLSSAGYKVTLLEAGTVLGGTTGFTSAKISAQHGMIYHDLLKHFGEEQARAYYHSNSEALEWMVATAGELGLSCDMKREDAYLYADMGDEKTLKQLAAEYEAYVKLGLPGEWQDRVSLPLRAGGAIRLPGQARFHPLHYLKGLLQAVLDKGGTVYEHTMIGEKVDTDGRLTLYTEGSSCKITCRHAVSASHFPFYDGGSLYFSRLHAERSYCLAVEPETDYEGGMYLSAGEPTRSLRAVEWGDQKLVIVGGENHKTGQGICTFGHYEKLERFAGELLGIRSVPYRWSTQDLITLDRVPYIGKRAEDEEIYIATGFGKWGMTSGTLAARLITDGILGSSNPYAGLYDPSRFKAIPGIKNFIVQNFSVTKELVAGKVEIIHKKTQDLAPDEGAVVLHDGKRVGGYRDSGGTLHLVDRTCTHLGCECEWNEAERTWDCPCHGSRFSYNGDVIEGPATVPLKQLTAEN, encoded by the coding sequence ATGCATTCACAGACTCCCCGTTTGCAAGGTCTTCCCCAATTTCCGGAATCCTTATGGCTGGGCAGTACCGAGCTGCCCTCCTTTCCGAAGCTTGCGGAAGATCATGTTACTGATGTAGCCATAGTAGGTGCAGGCATTACCGGGATTACAACAGCGTATCTGCTGTCCAGCGCCGGATATAAGGTGACTCTGCTTGAGGCCGGAACGGTGCTCGGCGGCACCACCGGGTTCACCAGCGCCAAAATTTCCGCCCAGCACGGCATGATTTACCATGATCTGCTGAAGCATTTCGGCGAGGAGCAAGCACGGGCATACTATCATTCGAACAGCGAAGCACTGGAGTGGATGGTTGCTACCGCCGGAGAGCTGGGGTTATCCTGCGATATGAAACGTGAGGATGCCTATCTGTACGCCGATATGGGCGATGAGAAGACGCTGAAGCAGCTGGCTGCCGAGTACGAGGCTTACGTTAAGCTCGGGCTGCCCGGGGAGTGGCAGGACCGGGTATCCTTGCCGCTGCGGGCCGGAGGGGCTATCCGGCTGCCCGGGCAGGCACGCTTTCATCCGCTGCATTATCTGAAGGGGCTGCTGCAGGCTGTCCTGGATAAGGGCGGAACGGTGTATGAGCACACGATGATCGGAGAGAAGGTCGATACGGACGGACGCCTTACACTCTACACCGAAGGAAGCAGCTGCAAAATCACCTGCCGTCATGCCGTATCGGCTTCGCATTTCCCCTTCTATGACGGCGGCTCGCTCTATTTCTCCCGGCTGCATGCTGAGCGTTCCTATTGTCTTGCGGTTGAGCCGGAGACTGATTATGAAGGCGGCATGTACTTGAGCGCCGGCGAGCCTACCCGGTCACTGCGGGCGGTAGAATGGGGAGATCAGAAGCTGGTTATCGTCGGCGGCGAGAATCACAAGACCGGCCAAGGCATCTGTACGTTCGGCCACTATGAGAAGCTGGAGCGGTTCGCCGGGGAACTGCTCGGAATCCGCAGTGTTCCTTACCGCTGGTCCACGCAGGACCTGATTACACTCGACCGGGTTCCCTATATCGGCAAGCGGGCGGAGGATGAAGAAATCTATATCGCCACCGGCTTCGGCAAATGGGGCATGACCAGCGGTACGCTGGCGGCACGGCTGATTACCGACGGCATTCTCGGCAGCAGTAATCCGTATGCCGGGTTATACGATCCGTCCCGCTTCAAAGCTATTCCCGGCATCAAAAATTTCATCGTCCAGAACTTCTCTGTCACCAAGGAGCTGGTCGCCGGAAAAGTGGAGATTATCCATAAGAAAACACAGGATCTGGCGCCGGACGAAGGCGCCGTCGTCCTCCATGACGGCAAGCGGGTAGGCGGATACCGCGACTCCGGGGGTACACTGCATCTCGTAGACAGAACCTGCACGCATCTGGGCTGTGAATGTGAATGGAATGAGGCGGAGCGCACCTGGGATTGCCCATGCCACGGCTCCCGGTTCTCGTACAACGGCGATGTGATCGAGGGTCCGGCCACAGTTCCGCTCAAGCAGCTTACGGCAGAGAACTGA